The following are from one region of the Methanococcoides methylutens genome:
- a CDS encoding transcription factor S: protein MEFCPKCKSMMFPIEGSLKCKKCGYEKDKETNPELVSRSNREEREVTVLEGDIDEGLPTTTARCPECENNVAYWWLRQLRSADESETRFFKCTKCSFTWREYD from the coding sequence ATGGAATTCTGTCCAAAATGTAAGAGCATGATGTTCCCTATCGAAGGGTCATTAAAATGTAAAAAATGTGGGTACGAAAAAGATAAAGAAACAAACCCTGAACTGGTATCAAGATCAAACCGTGAAGAAAGAGAGGTCACAGTACTTGAAGGCGATATTGATGAAGGACTCCCCACAACTACAGCAAGATGCCCAGAATGTGAAAACAACGTCGCATACTGGTGGCTAAGACAGCTAAGATCTGCGGATGAATCTGAGACCAGGTTCTTCAAGTGTACCAAATGCAGCTTCACATGGCGTGAATACGACTGA
- a CDS encoding cobyrinate a,c-diamide synthase, whose translation MKRSVLIAGTHSGVGKTTVAMGVMAALTKRNMKVQPYKVGPDYIDPTHHTAICGRSSRNLDTFMMGVDGVRRTVDNSYKDADISVIEGVMGLYDGMNSTEIASSAHVAKSLGIPVILVVNVHGMSRSAAAIVKGFTEFDKDVNIAGVILNRVGSPRHAQMIKDVLPDIPVVGTVPRNNDIKVPSRHLGLHMASEQDYDVGKLAEFIEENVDIDEILSLASEPKKPEVEDDRCVGNMSEVTIGVARDDAFCFYYEEMFDMFRKCGAKIEFFSPLDGDIPEVDGMYFGGGYPELNIAELEKSRTTKKLKDFSADGMPIYGECGGLQYLCSSYEIEDVVYKMADLFPAETILTKRLQALGYTEGVAKGKFINGPVRGHEFHYSLTECDSDSRLIYEMSRGKGIMNGKDGITEHNSLASYMHAHPGSFPVDSFVEQCRKYGRK comes from the coding sequence ATGAAACGATCGGTCCTAATTGCAGGAACACATAGCGGTGTAGGCAAAACCACCGTGGCAATGGGTGTTATGGCCGCCCTTACGAAAAGGAATATGAAAGTACAGCCCTACAAGGTTGGTCCTGATTACATAGATCCTACTCATCACACTGCTATATGCGGCAGATCTTCAAGAAATCTTGATACATTCATGATGGGTGTTGATGGTGTTCGCAGAACTGTTGATAACAGCTACAAGGATGCTGATATCTCTGTCATCGAAGGCGTAATGGGTCTTTACGATGGTATGAATTCAACGGAGATCGCCAGCTCAGCCCATGTTGCCAAGTCTCTTGGTATCCCTGTTATTCTGGTAGTGAATGTGCACGGCATGTCAAGAAGTGCAGCTGCCATAGTCAAAGGATTCACCGAGTTCGACAAAGATGTGAACATTGCCGGTGTTATCCTTAACAGGGTGGGTAGCCCCCGACATGCCCAGATGATCAAAGATGTTCTTCCCGACATTCCTGTTGTGGGAACTGTTCCAAGGAACAACGATATAAAGGTACCTTCAAGGCATCTTGGCCTGCACATGGCTTCTGAACAGGACTATGATGTTGGTAAGCTTGCAGAGTTCATTGAGGAGAATGTTGATATCGATGAGATCCTCTCCCTTGCTTCCGAGCCAAAGAAGCCTGAGGTAGAAGATGACCGATGTGTTGGTAATATGTCTGAGGTCACAATTGGTGTTGCCCGTGATGATGCATTCTGTTTCTATTATGAAGAAATGTTCGACATGTTCCGTAAATGTGGTGCAAAGATAGAGTTCTTCAGTCCGCTTGATGGCGACATTCCTGAAGTGGATGGTATGTACTTTGGTGGTGGATATCCTGAGCTTAACATTGCTGAGCTTGAAAAATCAAGGACGACCAAAAAGCTCAAAGACTTCTCAGCAGACGGCATGCCTATCTACGGTGAATGCGGAGGACTACAATACCTTTGCAGTTCCTATGAGATCGAGGACGTTGTTTACAAGATGGCAGACCTTTTCCCTGCAGAGACTATCCTTACAAAGAGACTTCAGGCACTGGGATACACTGAAGGTGTTGCAAAGGGTAAGTTCATAAACGGACCTGTCAGGGGACATGAGTTCCACTACTCTCTCACAGAATGTGACAGTGATTCAAGGCTTATCTATGAAATGTCACGTGGAAAAGGTATCATGAATGGCAAGGATGGTATCACAGAGCACAATTCTCTGGCAAGTTATATGCACGCACATCCGGGTTCTTTCCCTGTGGACAGTTTTGTGGAACAGTGCCGCAAATATGGTCGAAAATAA
- a CDS encoding NUDIX domain-containing protein, translated as MTVPTTPLLTVDAVIILNGKIILIKRKNPPFKNGFALPGGFVEIGETTESAAIREAYEETGLSIDLVKLIGVYSEPSRDPRGHTVSVCYLAIGHGEPKAATDAAEVASFDIKELPDIAFDHRKMIDDAGDDINGILSKM; from the coding sequence ATGACAGTTCCCACCACCCCTCTGCTCACAGTTGATGCCGTAATCATCTTAAATGGTAAGATTATACTGATAAAAAGAAAGAATCCCCCTTTCAAAAACGGATTTGCACTACCGGGTGGTTTCGTGGAGATAGGCGAGACGACCGAATCTGCGGCAATTAGGGAAGCATATGAAGAGACCGGACTATCTATCGATCTTGTCAAATTGATAGGAGTGTATTCAGAGCCTTCGCGAGATCCAAGAGGACATACTGTATCAGTATGTTACCTTGCGATAGGCCACGGCGAACCAAAAGCCGCCACTGACGCAGCTGAAGTAGCCTCATTCGACATAAAGGAGCTACCGGATATAGCTTTTGACCACCGAAAAATGATTGACGACGCAGGAGATGATATTAATGGAATTCTGTCCAAAATGTAA
- the artA gene encoding archaeosortase A, whose protein sequence is MIENVLWIAVALMILSSIIPATRGIKFLTGGVGWIFFSLHWAYQPLHYIEISDYFNVVLTLAIAAFCLFMAHSMIREYKGPSESGLSQDTNIILMVTSATAIGSLFYFPFANILSLNQWIISNVTNATAGLLGLLGYNVESTWHMITYNGYTVQIILACTAIESIALFTGLIISINAPFKRLMSAFMVSVPVIYMLNIVRDAFVIVAYGDQWFGAESFEIAHHVVAKIGSAIALFVIAYVVMRILPELLDMIDGLWQMTTRQIRDILRKS, encoded by the coding sequence ATGATAGAAAACGTACTATGGATTGCAGTTGCCCTGATGATATTATCCTCGATCATACCTGCAACAAGGGGAATAAAGTTCCTCACAGGTGGTGTAGGGTGGATATTCTTTTCTCTCCATTGGGCATACCAGCCGTTACATTATATTGAGATTAGTGACTATTTCAATGTAGTTCTTACCCTGGCAATTGCTGCCTTCTGCCTTTTCATGGCACATAGTATGATACGTGAGTACAAGGGACCTTCAGAATCAGGACTTTCTCAGGATACCAATATCATTCTGATGGTTACGAGCGCAACGGCAATAGGCTCATTGTTCTACTTCCCTTTCGCGAACATTCTTTCCCTGAATCAGTGGATCATATCCAATGTGACCAATGCTACAGCTGGTTTGCTTGGACTTCTGGGTTACAATGTGGAGTCTACATGGCACATGATTACCTATAATGGTTACACCGTACAGATCATACTTGCCTGTACTGCCATCGAAAGTATTGCCCTGTTCACAGGACTGATTATCTCCATCAATGCGCCTTTCAAAAGGCTCATGTCAGCTTTCATGGTATCTGTGCCCGTAATATATATGTTGAACATCGTCAGGGATGCCTTTGTGATAGTGGCTTATGGGGACCAGTGGTTCGGAGCTGAAAGTTTTGAGATCGCCCATCATGTGGTCGCAAAGATCGGTTCAGCCATTGCACTCTTTGTGATCGCTTATGTTGTGATGCGAATATTGCCTGAACTTCTTGACATGATCGATGGGTTGTGGCAAATGACAACCCGGCAGATCAGGGACATATTGCGGAAAAGCTAA
- the clpB gene encoding ATP-dependent chaperone ClpB: protein MDLNRFTQKAQEAVQKSFTISARYYNQQTDCEHLFLALMEQDSGLVPTLLNNMGTDTQTIVQKLEEHLSGLPQVSGPGSEQAYVSQSYNRVLDTADKEARSMNDEYVSVEHLLIALLKEKGSPSYRILGEAGITLEATLQAIKELRGNRRITSENPEDTMEPLKKYGIDFTELAAQGKLDPVIGRDQEIRHTIEILSRRRKNNPVLIGEAGVGKTAIVEGLALRIAKRDVPDAMKDKKIIALDMGSLIAGAKFRGEFEERLKAVLKEVAESEGQIILFIDELHTIVGAGATEGAMDAGNLLKPMLARGELHCIGATTLDEYRKYIEKDAALERRFLPVLVDQPDVENTISILRGLKERYEVHHGVRLKDTALVAAAVLSDRYISDRFLPDKAIDLVDEAAAKVRTSIDSKPPELDEADRKILQLEIEREALKKEKDAVSKERLADLEKELADIRAESDAMRAKWQGEKDIIANLSSLKQQIEEIKIQLELAENSGDFEQASKLKYGTLAPLEHQYNEEEAKLQEQQEEMLLKEEVGEEEIAQVVSQWTNIPITKLMEGEREKLIHLEDKLHERLVGQDETVKAVSDAVIRAYAGIKDPKRPIGSFIFLGPTGVGKTELAKALATELFDDENNMIRIDMSEYMEKHTVSRLIGAPPGYIGHEEGGQLTEAVRRRPYSVVLFDEIEKAHHDVFNVMLQILDDGRLTDSHGRTVNFKNTLIIMTSNICVDYAISKLEKGEDYASMQEMAQNELTKHFRPEFINRIDELAIFRPLTKDQIVQIVDIKVADLVHRLKEKRISLELTDAAKHYLGDAGYSESFGARPLKRVIQNEVETAVAKLIVEGKAPEGCTIVVDANERGITVEVASQAEE, encoded by the coding sequence ATGGATCTAAACCGTTTTACACAGAAAGCACAGGAAGCTGTCCAGAAATCATTCACCATTTCTGCAAGGTACTATAACCAGCAGACAGATTGTGAACATCTGTTCCTTGCATTAATGGAACAGGATAGCGGCCTTGTACCTACACTTCTCAACAATATGGGCACGGACACACAAACGATCGTCCAAAAGCTAGAGGAGCATTTGTCCGGATTGCCACAGGTATCAGGCCCGGGAAGTGAGCAGGCGTACGTAAGCCAGTCATATAACAGGGTACTCGATACTGCTGACAAGGAAGCCCGCTCCATGAACGATGAATATGTCAGCGTTGAACACCTGCTCATAGCATTACTAAAAGAAAAAGGAAGTCCCAGCTATCGCATACTTGGAGAAGCGGGGATCACACTTGAAGCCACTTTACAGGCAATAAAAGAACTAAGGGGGAATCGACGCATTACAAGTGAAAATCCCGAAGACACCATGGAACCGCTCAAGAAATACGGAATTGACTTTACCGAACTTGCTGCACAGGGAAAGCTTGACCCTGTGATCGGAAGGGACCAGGAGATCAGACACACCATAGAGATCCTTTCCAGGCGCAGGAAGAACAACCCCGTCCTTATCGGAGAAGCCGGAGTCGGAAAGACCGCAATTGTAGAAGGACTTGCATTGCGTATCGCAAAACGAGATGTTCCCGATGCCATGAAAGATAAGAAGATAATCGCACTTGACATGGGTTCACTGATCGCAGGAGCAAAGTTTCGGGGAGAGTTCGAGGAACGTCTCAAGGCAGTCCTAAAGGAAGTTGCGGAATCCGAAGGACAGATCATCCTCTTTATCGATGAACTCCACACCATTGTGGGTGCGGGTGCCACAGAGGGCGCCATGGATGCAGGGAATCTGCTAAAACCCATGCTTGCAAGAGGGGAACTACACTGTATTGGTGCTACGACCCTTGATGAGTATCGCAAGTACATTGAAAAGGATGCGGCTCTTGAGAGGCGATTCCTGCCTGTACTGGTGGACCAGCCGGATGTAGAGAACACCATCTCCATCCTGAGAGGACTGAAAGAGAGATATGAGGTCCACCACGGAGTGAGGCTAAAGGATACAGCACTCGTGGCAGCAGCGGTTCTCAGCGACCGATACATCTCGGACAGGTTCCTGCCGGACAAGGCCATCGATCTTGTGGATGAAGCAGCTGCAAAGGTCAGGACATCCATAGACAGCAAGCCACCGGAGCTTGACGAAGCCGACAGAAAGATCCTGCAACTGGAGATCGAGCGGGAAGCACTTAAGAAAGAGAAGGATGCGGTTTCAAAGGAGAGGCTGGCAGACCTTGAGAAAGAGCTGGCAGATATCCGTGCCGAGTCCGATGCAATGCGTGCAAAATGGCAGGGTGAAAAGGATATCATCGCAAACCTGAGCTCTTTGAAACAGCAAATAGAAGAGATCAAGATCCAGCTTGAGCTGGCAGAGAACAGCGGTGACTTTGAACAGGCATCAAAGCTGAAATACGGTACACTGGCACCTCTTGAGCACCAGTATAATGAGGAGGAAGCAAAGCTTCAGGAGCAGCAGGAGGAGATGCTTCTCAAAGAAGAGGTTGGCGAAGAGGAGATTGCACAGGTGGTCAGCCAGTGGACAAACATCCCGATCACGAAGCTCATGGAAGGAGAACGTGAGAAGCTTATCCACCTGGAAGACAAGCTCCATGAGAGATTGGTCGGACAGGATGAAACAGTAAAAGCTGTCTCCGACGCTGTCATCCGTGCCTATGCCGGCATCAAGGACCCCAAGAGACCAATAGGAAGTTTCATTTTCCTCGGACCTACCGGTGTGGGTAAGACAGAACTCGCCAAAGCACTGGCAACTGAGCTCTTCGATGATGAGAACAACATGATCCGCATCGACATGTCCGAATACATGGAAAAGCACACCGTATCAAGGCTGATCGGTGCGCCGCCGGGCTACATAGGCCATGAGGAAGGAGGGCAGCTTACCGAAGCAGTACGCAGGAGACCATATTCCGTGGTCCTGTTCGATGAGATCGAAAAGGCCCACCATGATGTGTTCAATGTTATGCTCCAGATACTTGATGACGGACGCCTGACAGATTCACACGGAAGGACTGTAAACTTCAAGAACACGTTGATCATCATGACATCGAACATCTGCGTGGACTACGCCATCTCAAAGCTCGAGAAGGGGGAAGACTACGCCAGCATGCAGGAGATGGCACAGAACGAGCTGACCAAACACTTCAGACCGGAGTTCATCAACCGTATCGATGAACTTGCAATCTTCAGGCCGCTGACAAAGGACCAGATTGTGCAGATAGTGGACATCAAGGTTGCAGACCTTGTCCACAGGCTCAAGGAGAAGAGGATCAGCCTTGAGCTCACCGATGCTGCAAAGCATTATCTTGGAGATGCAGGATACAGCGAGTCTTTCGGAGCACGACCACTTAAACGTGTCATTCAGAACGAGGTCGAGACAGCAGTTGCAAAACTGATCGTTGAAGGTAAAGCTCCCGAAGGCTGCACGATCGTTGTGGATGCGAACGAACGTGGCATAACTGTTGAAGTGGCCAGTCAGGCTGAAGAATAA
- the pcn gene encoding proliferating cell nuclear antigen (pcna), translating into MFKATIDAYLLKDSVETLSVLVDEARFRISPEGIAVRAVDPANVAMVSFDLATDAFDDFSADDCELGLDLSRVSDILAVADRDDKVQMELDEDTKKLKIQIGGFSYTLSLLDPSTIRAEPRIPQLELPAEIVLNGKDLQKAVKAAEKISDHMLLGVEGENFFMEAEGDTDRVKLTMSRDQLIDIKANDTRSLFSLDYLSDIIKPASKSNEVTLHLGKDFPIKINFSIANGAGTIGYLLAPRIESD; encoded by the coding sequence ATGTTCAAGGCGACAATTGATGCATATCTTCTAAAAGATTCAGTCGAAACATTATCTGTACTCGTAGATGAAGCAAGATTCAGGATATCACCGGAAGGAATCGCGGTTCGGGCAGTAGATCCTGCAAACGTTGCAATGGTCAGTTTTGACCTGGCAACTGATGCATTTGATGATTTCAGTGCAGATGACTGCGAATTGGGATTGGACCTGTCAAGAGTAAGTGATATACTTGCAGTTGCAGACAGGGATGACAAGGTTCAGATGGAACTTGATGAAGATACAAAGAAACTGAAGATCCAGATCGGAGGTTTCTCATACACCCTCTCATTACTTGACCCGTCAACCATTCGTGCAGAGCCAAGGATCCCACAGCTCGAGCTTCCAGCAGAGATCGTCCTCAACGGCAAGGACCTCCAGAAGGCTGTCAAAGCTGCAGAGAAGATAAGTGACCACATGTTACTTGGCGTTGAAGGAGAAAATTTCTTCATGGAAGCTGAAGGCGATACTGACCGTGTGAAACTCACAATGTCACGCGACCAGCTGATTGACATCAAAGCAAATGACACACGTTCACTGTTCTCATTGGACTACCTGTCAGACATAATCAAACCCGCTTCAAAATCCAATGAAGTTACACTACACCTTGGAAAGGACTTCCCGATAAAGATCAATTTCTCCATTGCTAATGGAGCCGGCACTATCGGATATCTCCTGGCACCAAGGATCGAATCTGACTAA
- the moaA gene encoding GTP 3',8-cyclase MoaA → MKTSNDLLTDKFGRTVKSLRISLTNRCNLDCIYCHSEGDEGSRNEMTVGMISDIVTTAAKFGVNKVKFSGGEPLVRKDFEEILRALPELKDVSVTTNGVLLKDRAYALKEAGLDRVNVSLDTLDPEKYAYITHGKPENLNDVLEGINAAIDAGLTPVKINMVLLKGINENEIDEMLDFVRTHKGDLVLQIIQVMDFREGAQYNLDAEEIEKDLERRADTTRMRKMHHRKSYIIDGAEVEFVRPIDNAEFCANCNRLRITADGKLKPCLLVNDNLIDFSNADPEDLPELLRASIERRIPFYRDSKERRIIEKKTIIGDQ, encoded by the coding sequence ATGAAAACTTCAAATGATCTTCTTACAGACAAGTTCGGACGAACGGTCAAAAGTCTTCGGATATCACTTACCAACCGCTGTAACCTTGACTGCATCTATTGCCACAGTGAAGGAGATGAAGGCAGCAGAAATGAGATGACGGTTGGAATGATCTCAGACATAGTGACAACTGCAGCAAAGTTCGGCGTCAATAAGGTCAAGTTCTCAGGTGGTGAACCTCTTGTCAGGAAAGATTTCGAGGAGATACTCAGAGCATTGCCGGAACTAAAGGACGTTTCAGTAACAACCAACGGCGTTCTCCTGAAAGACCGGGCATACGCTCTTAAAGAAGCAGGCCTGGACCGCGTCAATGTAAGTCTTGACACCCTTGATCCGGAAAAATATGCCTACATCACACATGGAAAACCGGAAAACCTGAATGATGTCCTCGAAGGGATAAATGCAGCCATAGATGCTGGCCTTACCCCCGTGAAGATCAACATGGTCCTCCTCAAGGGCATAAATGAGAATGAGATAGATGAGATGCTGGATTTCGTTCGAACTCACAAGGGAGACCTCGTGTTGCAAATTATACAGGTCATGGACTTCAGGGAAGGTGCACAATACAACCTCGATGCTGAAGAGATCGAGAAAGATCTTGAAAGGCGTGCAGATACCACAAGGATGCGCAAAATGCATCACCGTAAAAGCTATATTATCGACGGGGCAGAAGTTGAGTTCGTACGACCTATTGACAATGCAGAATTCTGTGCTAATTGCAACAGGCTCAGGATAACTGCGGATGGTAAGCTAAAACCCTGCCTTCTTGTCAATGATAATCTTATAGACTTCTCAAATGCTGATCCCGAAGACCTTCCAGAGCTCCTGAGAGCATCCATCGAACGTAGAATTCCTTTTTACAGGGACTCTAAAGAAAGAAGGATCATTGAGAAAAAAACAATCATTGGAGATCAATAA
- a CDS encoding archaetidylserine synthase — protein sequence MMFKTLRVPDLMTLGNALFGMMAIFSACSGHADLAFILILFAAIADGMDGFLARRMPNSAIGEYLDSLADAISFGVAPAAALYFIYGYSHPYLMAIGACFYLFCGIIRLARFNTKQKTIPDFEGLPITAAAVVIASYLLMADRYVHFYGVIAIMLLLSLLMVSEYPYPKLRGPKAMAFVAIVFILPIASYIVLPAYLPIFSTAMFLLLLLYLESPIMRVPRKYYED from the coding sequence ATGATGTTCAAAACCCTCCGGGTCCCGGATCTTATGACACTTGGGAATGCCCTTTTTGGTATGATGGCGATCTTCAGTGCATGCTCCGGGCATGCTGACCTTGCTTTCATACTCATCCTTTTCGCAGCTATTGCTGATGGCATGGATGGTTTTCTGGCACGTCGGATGCCTAACAGTGCTATCGGTGAGTATCTGGATTCCCTTGCAGATGCTATCTCCTTTGGTGTTGCACCTGCAGCTGCCTTATATTTTATCTATGGTTATTCTCATCCTTACCTAATGGCCATTGGGGCATGCTTCTATCTGTTCTGTGGAATTATACGACTTGCAAGGTTCAACACAAAACAGAAAACCATCCCTGATTTTGAAGGCCTGCCTATAACCGCAGCTGCTGTAGTGATCGCTTCCTATCTGCTCATGGCAGACAGGTACGTCCATTTCTACGGAGTTATCGCAATTATGCTGTTGCTCTCTTTGCTTATGGTAAGTGAGTATCCTTATCCTAAGTTGAGGGGGCCAAAAGCAATGGCTTTTGTAGCTATCGTATTCATTTTACCCATAGCATCTTACATTGTATTGCCTGCATATCTTCCAATATTCTCAACAGCAATGTTCCTGCTTCTATTACTTTATCTTGAGTCTCCTATTATGAGGGTTCCAAGAAAGTATTATGAGGACTAA
- the priL gene encoding DNA primase regulatory subunit PriL, protein MDSRDLALYPFVSEASEYVGGLGFSPEKLLSSRALDSARMRGKERVIQSLTGEIEKPSPSASEEGKILTELLSYPFARILVSCIDDQFLIRKYALAEAKAAYRLLKTQQPEFLQELGIDFHINAETYENVESHDILFDLHFTDYIKLATTLKDLNWKLVNRKMKAGHVRISKEEFARLLQEAIRSRIQNALPLSIPEEISKACTPYLADINETLEEKKSDFGVGEFQKVESELFPPCIVQAIANVRAGVNLAHSMRFAMTSFLLNIGMTVDEVVAMFNVSPDFDEEKTRYQIQHIAGSSGTSYKPPSCNTMRTYGNCYNPDEICKNTKHPLNYYSRRMWLKNKMEKEREKKA, encoded by the coding sequence ATGGACAGCAGAGATCTCGCCTTATATCCTTTTGTATCCGAGGCATCCGAGTATGTCGGTGGCCTCGGTTTTTCACCAGAGAAACTCTTATCCTCCCGCGCACTTGACTCTGCCCGCATGAGGGGAAAGGAACGTGTTATACAATCGCTTACAGGTGAGATCGAAAAACCGTCACCTTCAGCTTCGGAAGAGGGAAAGATCCTCACCGAACTTTTGTCATACCCTTTTGCAAGGATACTGGTATCCTGTATCGATGACCAGTTCCTGATAAGAAAATATGCACTTGCCGAAGCAAAAGCTGCATACAGGCTTCTTAAGACGCAGCAACCGGAGTTCCTACAGGAACTTGGCATTGATTTCCATATCAATGCAGAGACCTACGAGAATGTGGAGTCCCATGATATCCTTTTTGACCTTCATTTTACAGATTACATCAAACTTGCAACTACCTTAAAGGACCTGAACTGGAAACTGGTCAACAGGAAAATGAAAGCAGGCCATGTCAGGATCAGCAAGGAAGAATTTGCCCGCCTGCTGCAGGAAGCCATACGTTCACGCATACAGAATGCCCTTCCACTTTCAATTCCTGAGGAGATCAGCAAGGCATGCACCCCATACCTTGCAGATATCAACGAAACCCTTGAGGAGAAAAAATCCGACTTTGGAGTTGGGGAGTTCCAGAAAGTGGAAAGTGAACTGTTCCCCCCATGTATCGTGCAGGCTATTGCAAATGTCAGGGCAGGAGTGAATCTTGCCCATTCAATGAGATTTGCAATGACATCGTTCCTGTTGAACATCGGAATGACCGTGGACGAGGTCGTAGCCATGTTCAATGTATCTCCTGACTTTGACGAGGAGAAAACAAGATACCAGATCCAGCATATTGCCGGCTCATCAGGAACATCTTACAAACCACCATCCTGCAATACAATGCGCACGTACGGTAACTGCTATAATCCGGATGAGATCTGCAAGAACACAAAGCATCCTTTAAACTATTACAGCAGAAGGATGTGGCTCAAGAACAAAATGGAAAAAGAAAGAGAAAAGAAGGCTTGA
- a CDS encoding winged helix-turn-helix transcriptional regulator yields the protein MAHQIILINIEKPVEKDLEKDIHWFCDSFGLSSGRDVENISKKIVMDLLSNLSHDEGVTSEMLARSLGINLSRVNHHLRNLIGSGLVYRRKKMLYLRGGSLKAAVCEMRKDSERIFDELEKIAEDIDNEVGLRSR from the coding sequence ATGGCTCATCAGATCATTCTTATCAATATTGAAAAACCTGTGGAAAAAGATCTCGAGAAAGATATTCACTGGTTTTGCGATAGCTTTGGGCTTTCCTCTGGCAGGGATGTCGAGAATATTTCCAAAAAGATAGTCATGGACCTGCTTTCAAATCTGTCTCATGATGAAGGAGTTACGTCTGAAATGCTTGCACGCTCTCTGGGTATTAATTTATCCCGGGTGAATCATCACCTTCGCAATCTTATAGGTTCTGGTCTTGTATATCGAAGAAAAAAGATGCTGTATCTTCGTGGTGGAAGCCTTAAAGCCGCGGTCTGCGAGATGAGAAAAGATTCTGAAAGGATATTCGATGAGCTGGAAAAGATCGCAGAAGATATCGATAATGAGGTCGGCTTGAGAAGTAGATGA
- a CDS encoding phosphatidylserine decarboxylase, translating into MLAKDSTSWVAVVGLLALASTIASNFTGLELLRYLSYLGLALFLFIVWFFRDPERTTKICDHCLFSAADGKVIDISNGKVCVFMNVHNVHVNRAPISGTIRGITHIKGGHIPAFNKDSERNERTITVIESSHGDVEVTQIAGVLVRRIVSYLKVGDKVASGQKIGMIRFGSRVDVTIPSDFEISCKVGDRVHAGETMIAKEKGFKREKQ; encoded by the coding sequence ATGTTAGCTAAAGATTCGACTTCATGGGTCGCTGTTGTGGGCCTGTTAGCTCTGGCGAGCACAATAGCATCCAATTTTACAGGTCTTGAATTACTTCGTTACCTGTCATATCTTGGTCTTGCTCTCTTTCTCTTTATAGTATGGTTCTTCAGGGACCCTGAAAGGACAACAAAGATATGTGACCATTGTCTGTTCTCTGCTGCTGATGGTAAAGTAATAGATATCAGCAATGGCAAGGTCTGCGTATTCATGAACGTTCATAATGTTCATGTAAACCGTGCCCCTATCTCCGGAACCATCCGGGGCATAACTCATATAAAAGGCGGGCATATACCAGCGTTCAATAAGGATTCTGAAAGGAACGAGCGTACGATCACAGTTATTGAAAGCAGCCACGGGGATGTGGAAGTTACTCAGATAGCTGGAGTTCTGGTTCGTAGGATAGTGTCATATTTGAAGGTGGGGGACAAGGTGGCCAGTGGACAAAAGATCGGAATGATACGCTTTGGTTCCCGGGTCGATGTGACCATTCCATCTGATTTTGAGATATCGTGCAAGGTCGGTGACCGTGTGCATGCAGGGGAAACCATGATCGCAAAAGAAAAAGGATTCAAGAGGGAAAAACAATGA